A genome region from Streptomyces sp. NBC_01296 includes the following:
- a CDS encoding oxidoreductase, with amino-acid sequence MSSASDPLVALGSLPGVAESVDSVRKAVDRVYGHRVMRRRSGEITSEAALRGARGSAALSGADWALEEVRRRTDFGAEAEARTVGAALRLTAEAGQLLSIWRQSPLRVLARLHLVASGSTAEGDVVGRPRLAGESVDEPLITVPLPSAQEVAGRLDGLSRLIIAGGSAPALITSAVVHGELLALRPFGSYNGLVARAAERIVLINSGLDPKAICPAEVGHAEQGRDAYLAAFEGYVSGTAEGMAAWIAHCGRAIELGVRESTAVCEALQRGAA; translated from the coding sequence ATGAGTAGCGCATCTGACCCGCTGGTCGCCCTGGGTTCGCTCCCGGGCGTCGCCGAATCCGTGGATTCCGTACGCAAGGCCGTGGACCGCGTCTACGGGCACCGGGTGATGCGCCGGCGCAGCGGGGAGATCACCTCGGAGGCCGCGCTGCGCGGGGCCCGTGGGAGCGCGGCGCTGTCCGGGGCGGACTGGGCGCTGGAGGAGGTGCGCCGCCGGACCGACTTCGGGGCGGAGGCGGAGGCGCGCACGGTGGGCGCGGCGCTGCGTCTGACGGCGGAGGCCGGGCAGCTGCTGAGCATCTGGCGCCAGTCGCCGCTGCGGGTGCTGGCGCGCCTGCACCTGGTGGCGTCGGGGTCCACGGCCGAAGGCGACGTGGTGGGCCGCCCGCGGCTGGCCGGCGAGTCGGTGGACGAACCCCTGATCACCGTTCCGCTCCCGAGCGCGCAGGAGGTGGCGGGCCGCCTGGACGGCCTGTCCCGGCTGATCATCGCGGGCGGCTCGGCTCCGGCGCTGATCACGTCGGCGGTGGTGCACGGCGAACTGCTGGCGCTGCGTCCGTTCGGCTCGTACAACGGGCTGGTCGCGCGGGCGGCTGAGCGGATCGTCCTGATCAACAGCGGTCTGGACCCGAAGGCGATCTGCCCGGCGGAGGTCGGCCACGCGGAACAGGGGCGGGACGCGTACCTGGCGGCCTTCGAGGGCTACGTCTCCGGGACCGCGGAGGGGATGGCGGCCTGGATCGCGCACTGCGGCCGCGCGATCGAGCTCGGCGTCCGCGAGTCGACGGCGGTTTGCGAAGCCCTGCAGCGCGGCGCGGCGTAG
- a CDS encoding alpha/beta fold hydrolase, which translates to MTAPSPDSSTPPTAATAVRIDVPGGRAVTHRDVAANGARFHVAEMGDGPLVLLLHGFPQFWWTWRHQLTALADAGYRAVAMDLRGVGGSDRTPRGYDPANLALDITGVVRSLGEPDAALVGHDLGGYLAWTAAVMRPKLVRRLVVSSMPHPRRWRSAMLSDFGQTRASSHIWGFQRPFIPERQLVADDGALVGELIRDWSGPVPPEEADLDVYRRAMCIPSTAHCSIEPYRWMMRSMARPDGLQFNRRMKRPVRVPTLHLHGSLDPVMRTRSAAGSGEYVEAPYRWRLFDGLGHFPHEEDPAAFSTELVNWLKDPEPDR; encoded by the coding sequence ATGACAGCGCCCTCACCGGACTCCAGCACTCCGCCCACCGCCGCGACGGCGGTCCGGATCGATGTGCCCGGCGGGAGGGCGGTGACCCACCGGGACGTCGCGGCCAACGGGGCCCGGTTCCACGTGGCCGAGATGGGCGACGGGCCGCTGGTGCTGCTGTTGCACGGCTTCCCGCAGTTCTGGTGGACGTGGCGGCACCAGCTGACCGCGCTCGCCGACGCCGGGTACCGGGCGGTCGCGATGGACCTGCGCGGAGTGGGCGGCAGCGACCGCACCCCGCGCGGCTACGACCCCGCGAACCTGGCACTCGACATCACCGGGGTCGTACGGTCCCTCGGCGAGCCGGACGCCGCCCTCGTGGGACACGACCTCGGCGGCTACCTCGCCTGGACCGCGGCCGTGATGCGACCCAAGCTGGTGCGCCGGCTCGTGGTCTCCTCGATGCCGCACCCGCGGCGCTGGCGCTCGGCGATGCTGTCCGACTTCGGTCAGACGCGGGCCAGTTCGCACATCTGGGGCTTCCAGCGGCCGTTCATCCCCGAGCGGCAGCTCGTCGCCGACGACGGGGCGCTCGTGGGGGAGCTGATCCGGGACTGGTCCGGGCCCGTGCCCCCCGAGGAGGCGGACCTCGACGTGTACCGGCGGGCGATGTGCATCCCGTCCACCGCGCACTGCTCGATCGAGCCGTACCGCTGGATGATGCGCTCGATGGCCCGGCCGGACGGGCTCCAGTTCAACCGCCGGATGAAGCGGCCGGTGCGGGTGCCGACGCTGCATCTGCACGGCTCGCTCGACCCGGTGATGCGGACCCGGAGCGCGGCCGGCTCCGGGGAGTACGTCGAAGCCCCGTACCGGTGGCGGCTGTTCGACGGCCTCGGGCACTTCCCCCACGAGGAGGATCCCGCGGCCTTCTCGACCGAGTTGGTGAACTGGCTCAAGGACCCCGAGCCGGACCGCTGA
- the acs gene encoding acetate--CoA ligase: MPGDTTDTLGKGDVVSNESLANLLKEERRFAPPADLAAAANVTQAAYTEAEADRLGFWAAQARRLTWDVEPTETLDWTNPPFAKWFADGKLNVAYNCVDRHVEAGNGDRVAIHFEGEPGDSRAITYAELKDEVSKAANALTELGVRAGDRVAVYLPMIPEAVVAMLACARVGAAHSVVFGGFSADAVASRIQDADAKLVITSDGGYRRGKPSALKPAIDEAVAKCPQVEHVLVVQRTGQDTAFTEGRDVWWHEIVGRQSAEHTPQAFDAEHPLFILYTSGTTGKPKGILHTSGGYLTQAAYTHHAVFDLKPETDVYWCTADIGWVTGHSYIVYGPLANGATQVMYEGTPDTPHQGRFWEVVQKYGVTILYTAPTAIRTFMKWGDDIPAKFDLSSLRVLGSVGEPINPEAWIWYRKHIGGDRCPIVDTWWQTETGAMMISPLPGVTETKPGSAQRALPGIGATVVDDDGHEVPNGGGGYLVLTEPWPSMLRTIWGDDQRFIDTYWSRFEGKYFAGDGAKKDDDGDIWLLGRVDDVMLVSGHNISTTEVESALVSHPSVAEAAVVGANDETTGQAIVAFVILRGSASETNGLVSELRDHVGATLGPIAKPKRILPVQELPKTRSGKIMRRLLRDVAENRAVGDVTTLADSSVMDLIQSKLPSASSED; the protein is encoded by the coding sequence ATGCCCGGGGACACAACGGACACCCTGGGAAAGGGAGATGTCGTGAGCAATGAAAGCCTGGCCAATCTGCTCAAGGAGGAGCGGCGGTTCGCACCGCCTGCCGATCTGGCCGCCGCCGCCAATGTGACACAGGCTGCGTACACCGAGGCCGAGGCGGACCGGCTGGGATTCTGGGCCGCCCAGGCCCGTCGCCTGACCTGGGACGTCGAGCCGACCGAGACGCTCGACTGGACCAACCCGCCCTTCGCCAAGTGGTTCGCCGACGGCAAGCTGAACGTCGCGTACAACTGCGTGGACCGCCACGTCGAGGCCGGCAACGGCGACCGCGTCGCCATCCACTTCGAGGGCGAGCCCGGCGACAGCCGCGCGATCACCTACGCCGAGCTCAAGGACGAGGTCTCCAAGGCCGCCAACGCCCTGACCGAGCTGGGCGTCCGGGCCGGCGACCGGGTCGCGGTCTACCTGCCGATGATCCCCGAGGCCGTCGTCGCGATGCTCGCGTGCGCCCGCGTCGGCGCGGCGCACTCGGTGGTCTTCGGCGGCTTCTCCGCCGACGCCGTGGCCTCCCGCATCCAGGACGCCGACGCCAAGCTGGTCATCACCTCCGACGGCGGCTACCGCCGCGGCAAGCCCAGCGCCCTCAAGCCCGCCATCGACGAGGCCGTCGCCAAGTGCCCGCAGGTCGAGCACGTGCTCGTCGTGCAGCGCACGGGCCAGGACACCGCCTTCACCGAAGGTCGCGACGTCTGGTGGCACGAGATCGTCGGACGCCAGTCCGCCGAGCACACCCCCCAGGCCTTCGACGCCGAGCACCCGCTGTTCATCCTCTACACCTCGGGGACCACGGGTAAGCCCAAGGGCATCCTGCACACCTCCGGCGGCTACCTCACGCAGGCCGCGTACACGCACCACGCGGTCTTCGACCTCAAGCCGGAGACCGACGTCTACTGGTGCACCGCCGACATCGGCTGGGTGACCGGGCACTCGTACATCGTCTACGGGCCCCTCGCCAACGGCGCCACCCAGGTGATGTACGAGGGCACGCCGGACACCCCGCACCAGGGCCGGTTCTGGGAGGTCGTGCAGAAGTACGGCGTCACCATCCTCTACACCGCGCCCACGGCGATCCGTACGTTCATGAAGTGGGGCGACGACATCCCCGCGAAGTTCGACCTGTCGAGCCTGCGCGTGCTGGGCTCGGTCGGCGAGCCGATCAACCCCGAGGCCTGGATCTGGTACCGCAAGCACATCGGCGGCGACCGCTGCCCGATCGTGGACACCTGGTGGCAGACCGAGACGGGCGCGATGATGATCTCCCCGCTGCCCGGCGTCACCGAGACCAAGCCGGGCTCGGCGCAGCGCGCGCTGCCCGGGATCGGCGCCACGGTCGTGGACGACGATGGCCACGAGGTCCCGAACGGCGGTGGCGGCTACCTGGTCCTCACCGAGCCGTGGCCGTCGATGCTGCGCACCATCTGGGGCGACGACCAGCGGTTCATCGACACCTACTGGTCCCGTTTCGAGGGCAAGTACTTCGCGGGCGACGGCGCCAAGAAGGACGACGACGGCGACATCTGGCTGCTGGGCCGGGTGGACGACGTGATGCTGGTCTCCGGCCACAACATCTCGACCACCGAGGTCGAGTCGGCGCTCGTCTCCCACCCGTCGGTCGCCGAGGCGGCCGTCGTGGGCGCGAACGACGAGACGACCGGTCAGGCCATCGTGGCGTTCGTGATCCTGCGCGGCAGCGCCTCGGAGACCAACGGCCTGGTCTCCGAGCTGCGCGACCACGTGGGCGCCACGCTCGGCCCGATCGCCAAGCCGAAGCGGATCCTGCCGGTGCAGGAGCTGCCGAAGACCCGCTCCGGCAAGATCATGCGGCGTCTGCTGCGCGATGTCGCCGAGAACCGGGCGGTCGGCGACGTCACCACGCTCGCGGACTCCTCGGTCATGGACCTGATCCAGAGCAAGCTGCCCAGCGCTTCCAGCGAGGACTGA
- a CDS encoding ATP-binding protein: MKIAFVGKGGSGKTTLSSLFIRHLAANEAPVVAVDADINQHLGAALGLGEDEAAALPALGAHLPLIKEYLRGSNPRIASADTMIKTTPPGAGSRLLRVSEDNPVYEACARTLLLDGEPVRLMATGPFTDADLGVACYHSKVGAVELCLNHLVDGPDEYVVVDMTAGSDSFASGMFTRFDVTFLVAEPTRKGISVYRQYKEYARDFGVALKVIGNKVQGTDDIEFLQDEVGEDLLVTVGHSDWVRAMEKGRPAAFELLEATNRMALQALQDAADDSYAHRDWERYTEQMVHFHLRNAESWGNTKTGVDLAAQVDPDFVLRETAGGAPAAPDLVSPRPHPLQPAPQPA; the protein is encoded by the coding sequence ATGAAGATCGCTTTCGTGGGAAAGGGCGGCAGCGGCAAGACGACCTTGTCCTCCCTCTTCATCCGCCACCTCGCAGCCAATGAGGCCCCCGTCGTCGCGGTGGACGCCGACATCAACCAGCACCTGGGCGCCGCGCTCGGACTCGGTGAGGACGAGGCCGCCGCGCTGCCCGCCCTGGGCGCTCACCTGCCCCTGATCAAGGAGTACCTGCGGGGCTCCAACCCCCGCATCGCCTCCGCCGACACGATGATCAAGACCACCCCGCCCGGCGCCGGATCGCGCCTGCTGCGGGTCAGCGAGGACAACCCGGTGTACGAGGCCTGCGCGCGCACGCTGCTGCTCGACGGGGAGCCCGTACGGCTGATGGCCACCGGGCCGTTCACCGACGCGGACCTGGGCGTCGCCTGCTACCACTCCAAGGTCGGGGCGGTCGAGCTCTGCCTCAACCACCTGGTCGACGGCCCGGACGAGTACGTCGTGGTCGACATGACCGCCGGCTCGGACTCCTTCGCCTCGGGCATGTTCACCCGCTTCGACGTGACCTTCCTGGTCGCCGAGCCGACCCGCAAGGGCATCTCGGTCTACCGCCAGTACAAGGAGTACGCCCGGGACTTCGGGGTCGCGCTCAAGGTCATCGGCAACAAGGTGCAAGGCACGGACGACATCGAGTTCCTCCAGGACGAGGTCGGAGAGGACCTGCTCGTCACCGTCGGGCACTCCGACTGGGTGCGGGCGATGGAGAAGGGCCGCCCGGCGGCGTTCGAGCTGCTCGAGGCGACCAACCGGATGGCCCTGCAGGCCCTGCAGGACGCGGCCGACGACTCGTACGCCCACCGCGACTGGGAGCGGTACACCGAGCAGATGGTCCACTTCCACCTGCGGAACGCGGAGAGCTGGGGCAACACCAAGACCGGGGTCGACCTGGCCGCCCAGGTCGACCCCGATTTCGTCCTGCGGGAGACCGCCGGCGGTGCGCCGGCGGCCCCGGACCTCGTCAGTCCTCGTCCCCACCCTCTTCAGCCGGCTCCGCAGCCGGCTTGA
- the nhaA gene encoding Na+/H+ antiporter NhaA: protein MAAPSPTDRHSRKFLGRLSLPERRFVADALRAETVGGVLLLAAAIAALLWANIPALEDSYASVRNFHIGPASLGLDLSLQHWAADGLLAIFFFVAGIELKRELVAGDLRDPKAAALPVIAAVCGMAVPALVYVLVNRAGGGSMDGWAVPTATDIAFALAVLAVIGTSLPSALRAFLLTLAVVDDLFAIMIIAVFFTSEIDFLALGGAVVGLVLFWFLLRKNVRGWYVYIPLALVIWGLMYNSGVHATIAGVAMGLMLRCSRREGERTSPGEHIEHLVRPVSAGLAVPLFALLSAGVSLSDKAIAQVFTRPETLGVVLGLVIGKAVGIFGGTWLAARFTRAELNEDLAWPDVLAVATLAGIGFTVSLLIGELAFTGDPTLTDEVKAAVLSGSLIAAVVASVMLKLRNRTYKALTEDEERDEDRDGIPDIYEQDNPEYHLRMAKIYEEKAAEHRRKAETASAAALEAATGSSAEGDRPA, encoded by the coding sequence GTGGCCGCGCCCAGCCCCACCGACCGCCACAGCCGCAAGTTCCTCGGCAGGCTCTCCCTGCCCGAGCGGCGCTTCGTGGCCGACGCCCTGCGCGCCGAGACCGTCGGCGGCGTGCTCCTGCTCGCGGCCGCCATCGCCGCCCTGCTCTGGGCGAACATCCCCGCCCTCGAGGACAGCTACGCCAGCGTCCGCAACTTCCACATCGGCCCCGCCTCCCTCGGCCTGGACCTCTCGCTCCAGCACTGGGCGGCCGACGGCCTGCTCGCCATCTTCTTCTTCGTCGCCGGCATCGAGCTCAAGCGCGAGCTCGTCGCGGGCGATCTGCGCGACCCCAAGGCCGCCGCCCTCCCGGTGATCGCCGCCGTCTGCGGCATGGCCGTACCCGCGCTGGTCTACGTACTGGTCAACCGCGCCGGCGGCGGCTCGATGGACGGCTGGGCGGTCCCGACCGCCACCGACATCGCCTTCGCCCTCGCCGTCCTCGCGGTCATCGGCACCTCGCTGCCGTCCGCCCTGCGCGCCTTCCTGCTGACCCTCGCCGTGGTCGACGACCTCTTCGCCATCATGATCATCGCGGTGTTCTTCACCAGCGAGATCGACTTCCTGGCCCTCGGCGGCGCGGTCGTGGGCCTGGTCCTCTTCTGGTTCCTGCTCCGCAAGAACGTCCGCGGCTGGTACGTCTACATCCCGCTCGCCCTGGTCATCTGGGGCCTGATGTACAACAGCGGCGTCCACGCCACCATCGCCGGCGTCGCCATGGGCCTGATGCTCCGCTGCTCCCGCAGGGAAGGCGAGCGCACGTCCCCCGGCGAGCACATCGAGCACCTCGTCCGGCCCGTCTCGGCCGGCCTCGCCGTGCCGCTCTTCGCGCTGCTCTCCGCCGGGGTCTCCCTCTCCGACAAGGCGATCGCCCAGGTCTTCACCCGGCCCGAGACGCTCGGCGTCGTCCTCGGCCTGGTCATCGGCAAGGCCGTGGGCATCTTCGGCGGCACCTGGCTGGCCGCCCGCTTCACCCGGGCGGAACTCAACGAGGACCTGGCCTGGCCGGACGTACTCGCCGTGGCCACCCTCGCCGGCATCGGCTTCACCGTCTCGCTGCTCATCGGCGAACTCGCCTTCACCGGCGACCCCACCCTCACCGACGAGGTCAAGGCCGCCGTCCTGTCCGGCTCCCTCATCGCCGCCGTCGTCGCGAGCGTCATGCTCAAGCTCCGCAACCGCACGTACAAGGCCCTCACCGAGGACGAGGAGCGCGACGAGGATCGCGACGGCATCCCGGACATCTACGAGCAGGACAACCCGGAATACCACCTGCGGATGGCGAAGATCTACGAGGAGAAGGCCGCGGAGCACCGCCGCAAGGCCGAGACGGCCTCGGCCGCCGCGCTCGAAGCGGCCACCGGGTCCAGCGCCGAGGGCGACCGTCCGGCATGA
- a CDS encoding SulP family inorganic anion transporter: MTATSPLPAAEELDGNPGSTAGNKAVGAPRRGHRADFHADLSASLTVFLIALPLSLAIALATGAPLQAGLVAAAVGGIVAGRLGGAPLQVSGPATGLTVVTAELIQHYGWRTTCAVTVLAGCCQLGLAALRTARSALMVSPAIVHGMLAGVGVTIALAQLHIVLGGTPQSSAVANVEGLPGQLAHLQPAALGVSAVTLAVLLGWPRLPGRVGLALRKVPAALAAVATATAFAALAGLTLPRVDLPSWSSHALPELPEGPVLGIIAAVLTVTLVGSVESLLSAVATDKLIASQRRTGNRPPRADLDRELRGQGAANILSGALGGLPVAGGAVRSMANVKSGAATRRSVMLHGLWILLAAGLLVPVLDLIPLAALAALVMAVGVQMVNATHLRTVTRHREILVYATTIAAVVIGGVLAGVAIGIAVAVAMALHRLARTRITVEVQGGVHRVWARGQLTFLAVPRLSRVLNQIPPGGRVVVELDGSFMDHAAYETLQDWQDSHLVHGGSLEVTGRSTTRTAGANRPDLAAQADGAPDRAERADRADRPDRVERSPRGGHHCCRAWTPWKNHCDHRPEGGPTIPGAATAPDAAQALNAAETPAPRRRGAGQLASGISAFQRDTAPHVRDELARLAREGQRPSQLFLTCADSRLVTSMITASGPGDLFTVRNVGNLVPLPGAEATDDSVAAAIEYAVDVLKVDSITVCGHSGCGAMQALLNSTPGAPMTPLRRWLRHGLPSLERMASRHHAWARIAGRLPADAVEQLCLTNVVQQLEHLRAHEAVARRLEEGTLELHGMYFHVGEAQAYLLSEGEDFFDCRVFDSVGLHV, from the coding sequence ATGACAGCCACCTCCCCCCTGCCCGCAGCCGAAGAGCTCGACGGCAATCCCGGCAGCACAGCCGGCAACAAGGCCGTCGGCGCGCCCCGCAGGGGTCACCGCGCCGACTTCCACGCCGACCTCTCCGCCTCCCTGACCGTCTTCCTGATCGCCCTGCCGCTCTCCCTCGCCATCGCCCTGGCCACCGGCGCCCCGCTCCAGGCGGGCCTGGTGGCCGCGGCCGTCGGCGGGATCGTGGCCGGGCGCCTGGGCGGCGCCCCGCTCCAGGTGAGCGGGCCCGCGACCGGACTGACCGTCGTCACCGCCGAGTTGATCCAGCACTACGGGTGGCGCACCACCTGCGCCGTCACCGTGCTCGCCGGCTGCTGCCAGCTCGGGCTCGCCGCGCTGCGCACCGCCCGCTCCGCGCTCATGGTCAGCCCGGCCATCGTGCACGGCATGCTGGCCGGCGTCGGCGTCACGATCGCGCTGGCCCAGCTGCACATCGTCCTCGGCGGCACCCCGCAGAGCTCCGCCGTCGCCAACGTCGAGGGACTGCCGGGCCAGTTGGCCCATCTGCAGCCGGCGGCGCTGGGCGTCAGCGCCGTGACCCTGGCCGTGCTGCTCGGCTGGCCGCGGCTGCCCGGGCGGGTGGGGCTCGCCCTGCGCAAGGTGCCGGCCGCGCTCGCCGCCGTCGCCACGGCCACGGCTTTCGCCGCGCTGGCCGGGCTCACCCTGCCCCGGGTGGACCTGCCGTCCTGGAGCAGCCACGCCCTGCCCGAGCTGCCCGAGGGCCCCGTTCTCGGCATCATCGCGGCCGTCCTGACGGTCACCCTGGTCGGCAGCGTGGAATCCCTGCTGTCCGCGGTCGCCACCGACAAGCTGATCGCCTCCCAGCGGCGTACGGGCAACCGTCCGCCGCGCGCCGACCTCGACCGGGAGCTGCGCGGCCAGGGCGCGGCGAACATCCTGTCCGGAGCGCTGGGCGGGCTGCCCGTCGCGGGCGGGGCGGTCCGCAGCATGGCGAACGTCAAGTCCGGGGCCGCCACCCGGCGGTCGGTCATGCTGCACGGGCTCTGGATCCTGCTCGCGGCCGGGCTGCTCGTCCCGGTCCTCGACCTGATCCCGCTCGCCGCGCTGGCCGCCCTGGTGATGGCAGTGGGCGTGCAGATGGTGAACGCCACCCATCTGCGTACGGTCACCCGGCACCGCGAGATCCTGGTCTACGCGACGACGATCGCGGCGGTCGTCATCGGCGGGGTGCTGGCGGGCGTCGCCATCGGCATCGCCGTGGCCGTCGCGATGGCCCTGCACCGGCTGGCCCGGACCCGGATCACGGTCGAGGTGCAGGGCGGGGTCCACCGGGTGTGGGCGCGCGGGCAGTTGACCTTCCTCGCGGTGCCGCGGCTGAGCCGGGTGCTGAACCAGATCCCGCCCGGCGGGCGCGTGGTGGTCGAGCTGGACGGCTCCTTCATGGACCACGCGGCGTACGAGACGCTCCAGGACTGGCAGGACTCCCATCTGGTGCACGGGGGCTCACTGGAGGTCACCGGCCGCTCCACCACCCGGACGGCCGGGGCGAACCGGCCGGACCTCGCCGCCCAGGCGGACGGCGCGCCGGATCGCGCCGAGAGGGCGGACCGCGCCGATCGGCCGGACCGCGTCGAGAGGTCCCCGCGCGGCGGGCACCACTGCTGCCGCGCCTGGACCCCCTGGAAGAACCACTGCGACCACCGGCCGGAGGGCGGGCCCACGATCCCCGGCGCGGCCACGGCCCCCGACGCGGCGCAGGCGCTGAACGCGGCGGAGACACCGGCCCCGCGCCGCCGCGGCGCCGGCCAGCTGGCCAGCGGGATCAGCGCCTTCCAGCGGGACACCGCGCCGCACGTCCGCGACGAGCTGGCCCGGCTGGCCCGGGAGGGACAGCGGCCTTCGCAGCTCTTCCTTACCTGCGCCGACTCCCGCCTGGTGACCAGCATGATCACGGCCAGCGGGCCCGGCGACCTGTTCACGGTCCGCAACGTCGGCAACCTGGTCCCCCTGCCGGGCGCCGAGGCCACGGACGATTCGGTCGCGGCGGCCATCGAGTACGCCGTGGACGTCCTCAAGGTGGACAGCATCACGGTGTGCGGGCATTCCGGGTGCGGGGCCATGCAGGCGCTGCTGAACTCCACCCCCGGTGCCCCGATGACCCCCCTGCGCCGGTGGCTGCGGCACGGGCTGCCCAGCCTGGAGCGGATGGCGAGCCGCCACCACGCCTGGGCCCGGATCGCGGGCCGGCTCCCGGCGGATGCCGTGGAGCAGCTGTGCCTGACCAACGTGGTGCAGCAGCTGGAGCACCTGCGGGCGCACGAAGCGGTGGCCCGGCGGCTCGAGGAGGGCACGCTGGAGCTGCACGGGATGTACTTCCACGTGGGCGAGGCGCAGGCGTACCTGCTGTCCGAAGGCGAGGACTTCTTCGACTGCCGGGTGTTCGACAGCGTCGGACTACACGTCTGA
- a CDS encoding phage holin family protein gives MSAVDQGAQGAERTLGQLVASATAEMSALVHDEIALAKAEIREDVKRVGIGGTAIGVAGVFALFSLPVLSFAAAYGIHNLGLGLAWSFLIVGVAFLLLAGLLALIAMSKFKKVKPPERTIASVKETAALVGTVKPHPRSVSDQAVGVARSSS, from the coding sequence ATGAGCGCAGTGGACCAAGGGGCGCAAGGAGCCGAGCGCACACTCGGCCAGCTGGTCGCCTCGGCCACCGCCGAGATGTCCGCCCTGGTGCACGACGAGATCGCCCTCGCCAAGGCGGAGATCCGCGAGGACGTCAAGCGCGTGGGCATCGGCGGCACCGCCATCGGGGTCGCAGGAGTGTTCGCCCTGTTCTCGCTGCCCGTGCTGAGCTTCGCGGCGGCGTACGGGATCCACAACCTCGGGCTCGGTCTGGCCTGGTCCTTCCTCATCGTCGGCGTGGCGTTCCTGCTGCTCGCGGGCCTGCTGGCGCTGATCGCCATGTCGAAGTTCAAGAAGGTCAAGCCGCCGGAGAGGACCATCGCCTCCGTCAAGGAGACGGCGGCGCTCGTCGGGACCGTCAAGCCGCACCCGCGGTCGGTGAGTGACCAGGCCGTGGGTGTGGCACGCTCGTCCTCATGA
- a CDS encoding MarP family serine protease, with amino-acid sequence MNVLDILLLLAAVWFAIVGYRQGFVVGILSVIGFLGGGLIAVSLLPLIWDQVTDNGSEVSTTVVVIAVVVIIVCASIGQAFTTHLGNRLRRHITWSPARALDATGGALVNVVAMLLVAWLIGLLLAQTSLPTLGKEVRNSKVLLGVSRVLPAQANTWFSDFTSTLARNGFPQVFSPFSNEPITEVKAPDPALARSPVAEVAKRSIVKVVGTAPSCSKVLEGTGFVFAPGKVMTNAHVVGGVGEPTVQIGGEGKLYDGKVVLYDWERDIAVLDVPKLKAPALEFTDKDAVSSSDAIVAGFPENGSYDVRAARVRGRINANGPDIYHRGTVRRDVYSLYATVRQGNSGGPLLTPDGKVYGVVFAKSLDDPNTGYALTADEVRDDIRIGKVSDRRVDSQGCAL; translated from the coding sequence GTGAACGTGCTGGACATCCTGTTGCTGCTCGCTGCCGTGTGGTTTGCGATCGTCGGCTACCGCCAGGGGTTCGTCGTCGGCATCCTGTCGGTGATCGGCTTCCTCGGCGGTGGTCTCATCGCCGTGTCCCTGCTCCCGCTGATCTGGGACCAGGTGACCGACAACGGCTCCGAGGTGTCCACCACGGTCGTCGTGATCGCCGTCGTCGTGATCATCGTCTGTGCCTCGATCGGGCAGGCCTTCACCACCCATCTGGGCAACCGCCTGCGCCGCCACATCACGTGGTCTCCGGCGCGCGCGCTCGACGCGACCGGCGGGGCCCTGGTGAACGTCGTCGCGATGCTGCTGGTGGCGTGGCTGATCGGCCTCCTCCTGGCCCAGACCTCGCTGCCCACCCTGGGCAAGGAGGTCCGCAACTCCAAGGTGCTGCTCGGCGTCTCGCGGGTGCTGCCCGCGCAGGCCAACACCTGGTTCTCGGACTTCACCTCCACCCTGGCGCGCAACGGCTTCCCACAGGTCTTCAGCCCGTTCTCGAACGAGCCGATCACCGAGGTGAAGGCGCCCGACCCGGCGCTCGCCCGCAGCCCCGTCGCCGAGGTGGCCAAGCGCTCGATCGTGAAGGTCGTCGGCACCGCGCCGAGCTGCAGCAAGGTCCTGGAGGGCACCGGCTTCGTCTTCGCGCCCGGCAAGGTGATGACCAACGCGCATGTCGTCGGCGGCGTCGGCGAGCCGACCGTGCAGATCGGCGGCGAGGGCAAGCTCTACGACGGCAAGGTCGTGCTCTACGACTGGGAGCGCGACATCGCCGTCCTGGACGTGCCCAAGCTGAAGGCGCCCGCGCTGGAGTTCACCGACAAGGACGCGGTGAGCAGCAGCGACGCGATCGTCGCCGGCTTCCCGGAGAACGGCTCGTACGACGTCCGCGCGGCGCGCGTCCGCGGCCGGATCAACGCCAACGGCCCGGACATCTACCACCGCGGCACCGTCCGGCGCGACGTCTACTCGCTGTACGCGACGGTCCGCCAGGGCAACTCCGGCGGCCCGCTGCTCACGCCCGACGGCAAGGTGTACGGGGTCGTCTTCGCGAAGTCGCTCGACGACCCGAACACCGGGTACGCGCTGACGGCGGACGAGGTCCGCGACGACATCCGGATCGGCAAGGTCTCCGACCGGCGGGTCGACAGCCAGGGCTGCGCCCTCTGA